One segment of Amycolatopsis alba DSM 44262 DNA contains the following:
- a CDS encoding tripartite tricarboxylate transporter permease yields the protein MFQQLIDGFGTALTPTHIAMAAIGVLLGTAIGVLPGIGPAMAVALLLPVTYGLEPTGAFIMFAGIYYGGMFGGSTTSILLNTPGESAAVVAAIDGNPMARKGRGAQALAAAAIGHFVGGILGTIALVVLAPVIAKHAVDIGAPDLFAIMVLAFIAVTSVLGSSRIRGVASLLIGLTIGLVGLDEMTGQQRLTFGSLHLADGIDVVIVAVALFAVGESLWVAAHLRRNAFKPIPVGRPWLSRADLKRTWKPWLRGPLIGFPFGAVPAGGAEIPTFLSYVTEKRLSKHKDEFGKGAIEGVAGPEATASASAAGTLVSMLTLGLPTTAVAAVMLAAFQQYGIQPGPLLFERESSLVWGLIASLFVGLTLLLVLNLPLAPLWAKLLRIPRPYLYAGILFFASVGAYAVNADIFDLLVMFVIGLIGFAMRRYGLPVLPAIIGVILGPAAEQQMRRALQLSDGSLSGLFNTPFAIVVYVIILVILFFPLIKRFLPARPTATEAEPKDKVDA from the coding sequence ATGTTCCAGCAACTCATCGACGGCTTCGGCACCGCGCTGACCCCGACCCATATCGCGATGGCGGCGATCGGTGTCCTGCTCGGCACCGCGATCGGTGTGCTGCCGGGTATCGGCCCGGCCATGGCGGTGGCGCTGCTGCTCCCGGTGACCTACGGCCTGGAGCCCACCGGCGCGTTCATCATGTTCGCCGGCATCTACTACGGCGGGATGTTCGGCGGCTCGACGACGTCGATCCTGCTGAACACGCCGGGTGAGAGCGCGGCGGTGGTCGCGGCCATCGACGGCAATCCCATGGCCCGCAAGGGCCGCGGGGCGCAAGCGCTTGCGGCGGCCGCGATCGGGCATTTCGTCGGCGGCATCCTCGGCACGATCGCGCTGGTCGTGCTGGCCCCGGTGATCGCGAAGCACGCCGTCGACATCGGCGCGCCGGACCTGTTCGCGATCATGGTGCTGGCGTTCATCGCGGTCACGTCGGTGCTCGGCAGTTCCCGGATCCGCGGCGTGGCGTCGCTGCTGATCGGGCTCACCATCGGACTGGTCGGCCTCGACGAGATGACCGGCCAGCAGCGGCTGACCTTCGGCTCACTGCACCTGGCCGACGGCATCGACGTCGTCATCGTGGCGGTCGCGCTGTTCGCGGTCGGCGAGTCGCTGTGGGTCGCCGCGCATCTGCGGCGCAACGCGTTCAAACCGATCCCGGTCGGCAGGCCGTGGCTCTCCCGCGCCGACCTGAAGCGGACGTGGAAGCCGTGGCTGCGCGGGCCGCTCATCGGATTCCCGTTCGGCGCGGTGCCCGCGGGTGGCGCGGAGATCCCGACTTTCCTCTCGTACGTCACGGAAAAGCGGCTGTCGAAGCACAAGGACGAGTTCGGCAAGGGTGCCATCGAAGGCGTCGCGGGTCCGGAAGCGACGGCGTCGGCGTCGGCCGCCGGGACGCTGGTCTCGATGCTGACGCTCGGCCTGCCGACCACCGCGGTCGCGGCCGTGATGCTCGCGGCGTTCCAGCAGTACGGCATCCAGCCGGGACCACTGCTGTTCGAGCGGGAGTCTTCGCTGGTGTGGGGCCTGATCGCCTCACTGTTCGTCGGACTGACACTGCTGCTGGTGCTGAACCTGCCGCTGGCGCCGCTGTGGGCGAAACTGCTGCGGATCCCGAGGCCGTACCTCTACGCGGGCATCCTGTTCTTCGCCAGTGTCGGCGCGTACGCGGTCAACGCGGACATCTTCGACCTGCTGGTGATGTTCGTGATCGGCCTGATCGGCTTCGCGATGCGCCGCTACGGGCTGCCGGTGCTGCCGGCGATCATCGGCGTCATCCTCGGCCCGGCCGCCGAACAGCAGATGCGGCGCGCGCTGCAGCTGAGCGACGGCAGCCTGAGCGGATTGTTCAACACCCCGTTCGCGATCGTGGTCTACGTGATCATCCTGGTGATCCTGTTCTTCCCGTTGATCAAGCGCTTCCTGCCTGCCCGTCCCACCGCCACCGAGGCGGAGCCCAAGGACAAGGTGGACGCCTGA
- a CDS encoding tripartite tricarboxylate transporter TctB family protein gives MTTTWLKERSELGVSVGLLALGVLVLTDALSIPTDFAQRGPVGPKAVPILVGSLLLIVAVLLARDVLRGGKGEAEGGEDIDLTEPADLRTVLLLCGAFLANAALIGLVGFPISGAILFWGAAYALGSRNLVRDPLIAAGMSVVTFLVFNNLLGVPLPGGPLMEVF, from the coding sequence ATGACGACCACATGGCTGAAGGAGCGCTCCGAACTCGGGGTGAGCGTGGGACTCCTGGCGCTCGGCGTGCTGGTGCTCACCGACGCGCTGAGCATCCCCACCGACTTCGCCCAGCGCGGGCCGGTGGGGCCGAAGGCGGTGCCGATCCTGGTCGGCTCCCTGCTGCTGATCGTCGCCGTGCTGCTGGCGCGCGACGTGCTGCGCGGCGGCAAGGGCGAGGCCGAGGGCGGCGAGGACATCGACCTCACCGAGCCCGCGGACCTGCGCACGGTCCTGTTGCTGTGCGGCGCCTTCCTCGCCAACGCGGCGCTGATCGGCCTGGTCGGGTTCCCGATCTCGGGCGCGATCCTGTTCTGGGGCGCGGCGTACGCGCTCGGCAGCCGCAACCTGGTGCGTGACCCGCTGATCGCGGCGGGCATGTCCGTCGTGACCTTCCTGGTCTTCAACAACCTGCTCGGTGTCCCGCTCCCCGGTGGCCCGTTGATGGAGGTGTTCTGA
- a CDS encoding Bug family tripartite tricarboxylate transporter substrate binding protein: MAIAAALVAVLLVPPLLTPGSEADEGSQIRSMRVLVPNAPGGGYDITARTATKAMEDADLLGNAEVFNLPGAGGTVGLGRTVAERGNGKLVMSMGLGVVGSVFTNKSPSSLLDTTPVAKLIEESDIVVVGKDSPYKTIGQLISAWKADPGAVQVGGGSSPGGPDHLAPMLMAKAVGLAPKKVNYVQFDGGGELLASVLGGKVAFGVSGVGEYRDQIAAGTLRVLAVTSEKRIPGIDAPTLSESGVDVKFTNWRGIVAPPGITESDRAKLVSLFDRLQKTPQWQEALQRNGWTGAFAPGEQFGSFLKEENTRVATVLKELGLA, from the coding sequence TTGGCCATCGCGGCGGCGCTCGTCGCCGTCTTGCTGGTGCCACCCTTGCTCACACCGGGCAGCGAGGCCGACGAAGGCTCGCAGATCCGGTCGATGCGGGTGCTCGTGCCCAACGCGCCCGGCGGCGGTTACGACATCACGGCCCGCACGGCGACCAAGGCGATGGAGGACGCCGACCTGCTCGGCAACGCGGAGGTGTTCAACCTCCCCGGTGCCGGCGGCACGGTCGGCCTCGGCCGCACGGTGGCCGAACGTGGCAACGGCAAACTCGTCATGTCGATGGGTCTCGGCGTCGTCGGCAGCGTGTTCACGAACAAGTCGCCGTCTTCGCTGCTCGACACCACACCGGTGGCGAAGCTGATCGAAGAGTCCGACATCGTCGTGGTCGGCAAGGACTCGCCGTACAAGACGATCGGCCAGCTCATCTCGGCCTGGAAGGCCGATCCGGGCGCGGTCCAGGTCGGCGGCGGCTCGTCGCCCGGCGGCCCGGACCACCTGGCGCCGATGCTGATGGCGAAGGCGGTCGGGCTCGCCCCCAAAAAGGTCAACTACGTCCAGTTCGACGGCGGTGGCGAGCTGCTCGCGTCGGTCCTCGGCGGCAAGGTCGCGTTCGGTGTCTCGGGTGTCGGCGAATACCGCGACCAGATCGCGGCGGGCACGCTGCGGGTGCTCGCGGTGACCAGCGAGAAGCGGATCCCCGGCATCGACGCGCCGACGCTTTCGGAGTCCGGGGTGGACGTCAAGTTCACCAACTGGCGCGGCATCGTCGCGCCGCCCGGCATCACCGAATCGGACCGGGCGAAACTGGTCAGCCTGTTCGACCGGCTGCAGAAGACGCCGCAGTGGCAGGAAGCCTTGCAGCGCAACGGATGGACCGGCGCCTTCGCGCCCGGTGAGCAGTTCGGTTCGTTTCTCAAAGAGGAGAACACGCGAGTGGCAACGGTGCTGAAAGAGCTGGGTCTCGCATGA
- a CDS encoding sensor histidine kinase, whose amino-acid sequence MGARGSLARQLLVWQLVVVSCLLCAVGVLAVTQAGNNFRTTEGRRVLSVAETVAAQSVVGDLENGPFELAAPAETARSFSGVDFVVIADSQRYVLASPYPDQLRSTLDIGDSTVLSGRSWVGELDGSIVAHVPVLDEKGGKVVRMVAAGSKSPGFFAGFLDSPDNALRVLGVALVIGVSGSLLLARRVKNQTLGLEPHEITALVENREALLHGIKEGVVGLDPQHRITLVNDQARALLALPDDAVGRSVEDLDLNERIRDLLTGRATGADQIVLRQGKVLTLNRMPIDVRGAVVTLRDRTDLMTLRDELDASRHATDTLRAQAHEFSNRLHTISGLLELGEYDEVRGYVSRISSAQGEWRAEVGSRVGDPAVAALLIAKASLAAERGVGLRMAPDSELDRVEDALSTDLVTVLGNLVDNALDALGGEQGWIEVGVWQEEDEVRVEVRDSGPGVAPEIAEEVFEHGFTTKAAAHGQRGLGLALIRQACVRRGGSVEVHNSGGAVFTARLPR is encoded by the coding sequence ATGGGTGCTCGGGGTTCCTTGGCCCGCCAGCTCCTCGTGTGGCAACTGGTAGTCGTCAGCTGCCTACTGTGCGCGGTGGGCGTACTGGCCGTCACCCAGGCGGGGAACAACTTCCGCACCACCGAGGGACGCCGGGTGCTCTCGGTCGCGGAGACCGTCGCGGCGCAGAGCGTCGTGGGCGACCTCGAAAACGGCCCGTTCGAACTCGCCGCGCCCGCCGAGACCGCGCGGAGCTTCTCCGGGGTCGATTTCGTCGTCATCGCCGACTCCCAGCGCTATGTGCTCGCTTCGCCGTATCCGGATCAGCTCCGGAGCACGCTCGACATCGGGGACAGCACCGTCCTTTCCGGACGGTCGTGGGTCGGCGAACTGGACGGTTCGATCGTGGCGCACGTCCCGGTGCTCGACGAAAAGGGCGGCAAGGTGGTCCGCATGGTCGCGGCGGGCTCGAAGTCGCCCGGTTTCTTCGCCGGTTTCCTCGACTCGCCGGACAACGCCCTGCGGGTGCTGGGGGTCGCGCTGGTGATCGGCGTGAGCGGTTCGCTGCTGCTGGCGCGGCGAGTGAAGAACCAGACGCTCGGCCTGGAACCGCACGAGATCACCGCGCTGGTGGAGAACCGGGAGGCGCTCCTGCACGGCATCAAGGAGGGCGTCGTCGGGCTGGACCCGCAGCACCGGATCACCCTGGTGAACGATCAGGCCCGCGCGCTGCTGGCCCTGCCGGACGACGCCGTCGGCCGGTCGGTCGAGGACCTCGACCTCAACGAGCGGATCCGCGACCTGCTCACCGGCCGCGCGACCGGCGCCGACCAGATCGTGCTGAGGCAAGGGAAGGTGCTGACGCTGAACCGGATGCCGATCGACGTGCGGGGTGCCGTCGTCACCCTGCGGGACCGCACCGATCTGATGACCCTGCGGGACGAACTCGACGCCAGCAGGCACGCCACCGACACGCTGCGGGCGCAGGCGCACGAGTTCAGCAACCGGCTGCACACCATCTCCGGGCTGCTGGAACTCGGTGAGTACGACGAAGTCCGCGGCTACGTCAGCCGGATCAGTTCGGCGCAGGGGGAGTGGCGCGCGGAGGTCGGTTCGCGCGTCGGCGATCCGGCGGTCGCGGCGCTGCTGATCGCGAAGGCGTCGCTGGCGGCGGAACGCGGGGTCGGGTTGCGGATGGCCCCGGACAGCGAACTGGACCGCGTCGAGGACGCGCTCTCCACGGATTTGGTGACGGTGCTGGGAAATCTCGTCGACAACGCCCTGGATGCCTTGGGTGGCGAGCAGGGCTGGATCGAGGTCGGTGTGTGGCAGGAGGAGGACGAAGTGCGGGTCGAGGTCCGCGATTCCGGGCCGGGAGTCGCGCCGGAGATCGCCGAGGAAGTGTTCGAGCACGGCTTCACCACGAAGGCCGCGGCGCACGGACAGCGCGGTCTCGGGCTCGCGCTGATCCGGCAGGCGTGCGTCCGGCGCGGCGGTTCCGTCGAGGTGCACAACTCCGGCGGCGCGGTGTTCACGGCGAGGTTGCCGCGATGA
- a CDS encoding response regulator: MIRVLVVDDDFMVAKVHSGYVARTEGFAVVGVAHTGADALRLARELKPDLVLLDVYLPDLDGLSVLRELRATEDVDVILITAATDVETVRQAMRGGVLHYLIKPFEYASLRDQLTHFASLHRRLDRLAEAGQADVDQVFGSRPSAKPVLPKGLTAETARLVETALRGASGGISASECAEATGVARVSARRYLEHFVATGKAEVTLKYGGTGRPERRYLWS, translated from the coding sequence ATGATCCGGGTGCTCGTCGTCGACGACGATTTCATGGTCGCGAAAGTCCACAGTGGATACGTCGCGCGCACGGAGGGCTTCGCCGTGGTCGGGGTCGCGCACACCGGCGCCGACGCGCTCCGCCTGGCGCGGGAGCTGAAACCGGACCTGGTGCTGCTGGACGTCTACCTTCCCGATCTTGACGGGCTTTCCGTGCTGCGGGAACTGCGCGCGACCGAGGACGTCGACGTCATCCTGATCACCGCGGCGACCGACGTGGAAACCGTGCGGCAGGCGATGCGGGGCGGGGTCCTGCACTATCTGATCAAGCCGTTCGAGTACGCGTCTCTGCGTGATCAGCTCACCCATTTCGCGTCGCTGCACCGGCGGCTGGACCGGCTGGCCGAGGCCGGGCAGGCCGACGTCGACCAGGTCTTCGGCTCGCGGCCGAGCGCGAAACCGGTGCTGCCCAAGGGGCTCACCGCCGAAACCGCGCGGCTGGTGGAGACCGCGCTGCGCGGCGCGTCCGGCGGGATTTCGGCGAGCGAATGCGCCGAGGCGACCGGCGTCGCGCGGGTGAGCGCGCGCCGGTACCTGGAGCATTTCGTGGCGACGGGGAAGGCCGAGGTGACCCTGAAGTACGGCGGAACAGGACGCCCCGAACGGCGCTACCTCTGGTCCTGA
- a CDS encoding isocitrate lyase/PEP mutase family protein, whose product MTTDNARLFRSLHVPARPLVLANAWDVASARIIEDAGAAAIATTSAGVAWSLGAPDGDLLGRDLAVDLIARIARVTTVPVTADIEGGHADTPAGVTETVAAVVAVGAVGINIEDGPRPPEDVVPRIAAARAASDEVFVNARIDTFLRGLGGVPETLERATAYLAAGADGIFVPGATDPAVITALVEGIDAPVNVMAHPGAPSVKELAGLGVARVSVGSGISQSAYAVVRDSARELFSIGTYSSLENSVDYGTLNTLLTPRD is encoded by the coding sequence ATGACGACCGACAACGCCCGGCTGTTCCGCTCCCTGCATGTCCCGGCCCGCCCGCTGGTGCTGGCCAACGCGTGGGATGTCGCGAGCGCCCGGATCATCGAAGACGCGGGTGCCGCGGCGATCGCCACCACCAGCGCCGGGGTGGCGTGGAGCCTCGGCGCCCCCGACGGCGACCTGCTCGGCCGCGACCTCGCGGTGGACCTGATCGCCAGGATCGCCCGCGTGACAACGGTTCCGGTGACCGCGGACATCGAGGGCGGGCACGCGGACACCCCCGCGGGCGTCACCGAAACCGTCGCCGCGGTGGTGGCGGTCGGCGCGGTCGGGATCAACATCGAGGACGGTCCACGTCCGCCCGAAGACGTGGTCCCGCGGATCGCGGCGGCCCGCGCGGCGAGTGACGAGGTGTTCGTCAACGCCCGGATCGACACCTTCCTCAGGGGCCTCGGCGGGGTGCCGGAAACGTTGGAGCGCGCGACCGCGTACCTGGCGGCGGGAGCGGACGGCATCTTCGTCCCCGGCGCCACCGATCCCGCCGTGATCACCGCGCTCGTCGAAGGCATCGACGCGCCGGTGAACGTGATGGCCCACCCTGGCGCGCCGAGCGTCAAGGAACTGGCCGGACTCGGGGTCGCGCGGGTGAGCGTCGGTTCCGGCATCAGCCAGTCCGCGTACGCCGTCGTGCGGGACAGCGCACGTGAGCTCTTCTCGATCGGTACTTACTCGAGTCTGGAGAACTCCGTCGATTACGGCACCCTGAACACCCTCCTCACCCCACGCGATTAG
- a CDS encoding TetR/AcrR family transcriptional regulator C-terminal domain-containing protein, translating into MVVRRDGYVRAALELLDEVGLDGLSLRRLGEKLGVRGPALYTHFKSKQALLDQMAETMLDEQLAPLDDPAAMGDWAEWLARRARTIRRTLLSYRDGARLHAGTRPTERAAMTPLIKPLLAAGFDESDAAHAILAISRYTLGCAIDEQQHAESDHTEDPAASFEYGLARLIAGLRIDVEVANPPDQDVA; encoded by the coding sequence ATGGTCGTGAGACGGGATGGCTACGTTCGAGCCGCGCTCGAACTCCTCGACGAGGTCGGGCTGGACGGGTTGAGCCTGCGCAGACTCGGGGAGAAGCTCGGCGTGCGGGGTCCCGCGCTCTACACGCACTTCAAGAGCAAGCAGGCGTTGCTCGATCAGATGGCCGAAACCATGCTGGATGAGCAGCTCGCCCCGCTGGACGATCCCGCCGCGATGGGCGATTGGGCCGAGTGGCTGGCCCGGCGGGCCCGCACCATCCGGCGCACGCTGCTGTCCTACCGGGACGGCGCCCGGCTGCACGCGGGCACCCGGCCCACGGAGCGAGCAGCGATGACACCGCTGATCAAACCGCTGCTGGCGGCCGGTTTCGACGAAAGTGACGCGGCGCACGCGATCCTCGCCATCAGCCGGTACACCCTCGGCTGCGCGATCGACGAACAGCAGCACGCCGAGAGCGACCACACCGAGGATCCGGCCGCCTCCTTCGAGTACGGCCTCGCCAGGCTGATCGCCGGGCTCCGCATCGACGTCGAGGTCGCGAATCCGCCAGACCAGGATGTCGCATAG
- a CDS encoding DHA2 family efflux MFS transporter permease subunit, producing the protein MIGSPDDERITPALWGMASILTVGGFLSMFTSTVVNVALGTIAAGFRAPLGTAQWIATGYLLALAAMVPVSGWASRRFGAARLWLVCVGLFAALSALCATATSIETLIVFRVLQGAAGGLLVPAGQILFAMTAGPKRLGRMMAVLSIPIYLAPVLGTLAGSVLTERFGVPWLFLVNVPISVLSLLLGRKWLPRERPADPQPLDRRGVALTVTGLPLLVYGFAEAVPIAAVAGAILLAIFAVGALRSPAPLLDLRLFRDRAFSSAAAVIFGMGAALFGAMIVLPLYYLDVRHESLLATGFLTAPLALGTVLALPLAGRLTDRVGGARVIFAGLIVTIIGTVPLALLTGSDDYWWLSAVQFVRGCGIGLTTTPALAAGLRSVAKERISHAMPLFAMLQRIGGSFGTSILTAVVSARLAAAPGTAAAIADTHRWIVGMTAILLVPSWLLVRAELSKVD; encoded by the coding sequence ATGATCGGAAGTCCCGATGACGAGCGCATAACCCCCGCGTTGTGGGGGATGGCGTCGATCCTGACCGTCGGCGGATTCCTGTCGATGTTCACCTCGACCGTCGTCAACGTCGCGCTCGGCACGATCGCGGCCGGATTCCGTGCACCGCTCGGTACCGCTCAGTGGATCGCCACCGGCTATCTGCTGGCGCTCGCCGCGATGGTGCCGGTGAGCGGCTGGGCGAGCCGCCGCTTCGGGGCGGCCAGGCTCTGGCTGGTGTGCGTCGGTCTGTTCGCGGCGCTCTCCGCGCTCTGCGCGACGGCGACGTCGATCGAGACGCTGATCGTTTTCCGTGTCCTGCAAGGCGCCGCCGGCGGGCTGCTGGTCCCGGCGGGCCAGATCCTGTTCGCGATGACGGCGGGACCGAAGCGGCTCGGCCGGATGATGGCCGTGCTGAGCATCCCGATCTACCTCGCCCCCGTGCTCGGCACCCTGGCGGGCAGCGTGCTCACCGAACGGTTCGGCGTGCCGTGGCTGTTCCTGGTGAACGTGCCGATCTCGGTGCTCAGCTTGCTGCTGGGCCGGAAATGGCTGCCACGGGAAAGGCCCGCCGACCCGCAGCCGCTGGACCGGCGCGGCGTGGCCCTCACCGTGACCGGCCTGCCGTTGCTCGTCTACGGCTTCGCCGAAGCCGTCCCGATCGCGGCTGTCGCCGGGGCGATCCTGCTCGCCATTTTCGCGGTCGGCGCGTTGCGATCGCCTGCCCCGTTGCTCGATCTGCGGCTGTTCCGTGACCGCGCGTTCTCCTCGGCCGCCGCCGTCATCTTCGGCATGGGCGCCGCGCTGTTCGGTGCGATGATCGTCCTGCCGCTGTACTACCTCGACGTCCGGCACGAAAGTCTCCTCGCCACCGGGTTCCTGACCGCACCGCTGGCACTCGGCACGGTGCTGGCGCTGCCGCTCGCGGGCAGGCTGACCGACCGGGTCGGCGGCGCGCGGGTGATCTTCGCCGGGCTGATCGTCACGATCATCGGGACGGTGCCGCTCGCCCTGCTCACCGGATCCGACGACTACTGGTGGTTGTCGGCCGTGCAGTTCGTCCGCGGCTGCGGAATCGGGCTGACCACCACCCCGGCACTCGCCGCCGGGCTGAGGTCGGTGGCCAAGGAGCGAATTTCCCACGCGATGCCGCTGTTCGCCATGCTGCAACGGATCGGCGGCTCCTTCGGGACGTCGATCCTGACCGCGGTCGTCTCCGCGCGTCTCGCCGCCGCTCCGGGGACCGCGGCGGCCATCGCGGACACGCATCGGTGGATCGTCGGGATGACCGCGATCCTGCTGGTCCCGTCGTGGCTACTCGTCCGCGCCGAACTGTCCAAAGTGGACTAG
- a CDS encoding ROK family transcriptional regulator → MSTASTSEHPMVETRHQTQLLTLLRDEGPMSRVELGERLELPRARVGAEVARLAEVGLVETAGPSASRGGRRSTLVRLAGDLRVLSVDVGATSVGVALTDASCEVLVHTVEDCDVRQGPHAVLKRVTALAEKIREEAPGKLIAAGIGLPGPVSFAEGMAVAPPIMPGWDRFSVRDHLGGLLRCPVTVDNDVNSMALGERHAGVARSIDDLVFVKIGTGIGCGIVLGGKVYRGVAGTAGDIGHIRLDDYGPTCACGETGCLEAYFGGAALARDGLTLARSGRSTYLADVVAARGAITAQDVGRAAASGDFGAVNLIRDGGRRLGQVVASLVSFVNPGMVVIGGGVAQLGHQLLAEIRSSVYRRSLPLATGNLPIVLSELGDTAGVIGAAWSATDRAFTLSS, encoded by the coding sequence ATGAGCACGGCATCCACCTCGGAGCATCCGATGGTCGAAACCCGGCACCAGACCCAGCTGCTCACGCTGCTGAGGGACGAAGGGCCGATGTCACGGGTCGAGCTGGGGGAGCGGTTGGAGCTGCCGCGTGCCAGGGTGGGCGCCGAGGTCGCGCGCCTCGCCGAAGTCGGCCTCGTCGAAACCGCGGGCCCGTCGGCGAGCCGGGGCGGCAGGCGGTCCACGCTGGTGCGGCTGGCGGGTGACCTGCGCGTGCTGTCGGTCGACGTCGGCGCGACGTCGGTCGGGGTCGCCCTCACCGACGCTTCGTGCGAGGTGCTGGTGCACACCGTCGAGGACTGCGACGTCCGCCAGGGGCCGCATGCGGTCCTCAAGCGCGTGACAGCCCTGGCGGAGAAGATTCGCGAAGAGGCGCCGGGCAAGCTGATCGCCGCCGGGATCGGCCTGCCGGGGCCGGTGAGCTTCGCCGAGGGCATGGCGGTCGCACCGCCGATAATGCCTGGCTGGGACCGGTTCTCCGTGCGCGACCATCTCGGCGGGCTGCTGCGCTGCCCGGTCACCGTCGACAACGACGTGAACTCGATGGCGCTCGGGGAGCGGCACGCCGGGGTCGCCCGCTCCATTGACGATCTGGTGTTCGTCAAGATCGGTACGGGTATCGGCTGCGGGATCGTGCTGGGCGGCAAGGTGTACCGCGGCGTCGCGGGCACCGCGGGCGACATCGGGCACATCCGCCTCGACGACTACGGGCCGACCTGTGCCTGCGGGGAGACGGGCTGCCTCGAGGCGTACTTCGGCGGCGCCGCGCTGGCCCGCGACGGACTGACGCTGGCCCGCAGCGGCCGGTCGACCTATCTCGCCGACGTCGTGGCGGCCCGCGGCGCGATCACCGCCCAGGACGTCGGCCGCGCGGCGGCGTCCGGCGACTTCGGCGCGGTCAACCTGATCCGCGACGGCGGGCGGCGGCTCGGCCAGGTGGTCGCCTCGCTGGTGAGTTTCGTGAACCCCGGCATGGTCGTGATCGGCGGCGGCGTCGCGCAGCTCGGGCATCAGCTGCTCGCCGAGATCCGCAGCTCGGTCTACCGGCGGTCGCTGCCGCTCGCGACCGGGAACCTGCCGATCGTGCTGTCCGAACTCGGCGACACCGCCGGGGTTATCGGCGCCGCCTGGTCGGCCACGGACCGGGCCTTCACGCTGAGCAGCTGA